From Mumia sp. ZJ1417:
CTCGACCACGACGGGCCAGCACACCAACGCGGTCTACGGCTTCACGTCCATGCTGATCAACGTCCTGCGCGACGAGCAGCCGACCCACCTGGCGGTCGCGTTCGACGTCTCGCGCAAGACCTTCCGGCGCGAGGAGTACGCCGAGTACAAGGCCAACCGCTCCAAGTCGCCCGACGAGTTCACCGGCCAGGTCGCCCTGATCAAGGAAGTCCTCGACGCGCTGCACGTGACCTACCTCGAGCTGGAGGGCTTCGAGGCCGACGACATCATCGGCACCCTGGCGACGCGGGCGGAGCAGGACGGCTTCGAGGTGCTCATCTGCACCGGCGACCGCGACGCGCTCCAGCTGGTCACCGACACCACGACCGTGCTCTACCCGCGCAAGGGCGTCTCTGACCTCGCACGCATGACTCCGCAGGCGGTGGAGGAGAAGTACGGCGTCGTCCCAGCGCGCTACCCGGACGTCGCCGCCCTGGTCGGCGAGACCAGCGACAACCTCCCCGGCGTCCCCGGGGTCGGCCCCAAGACCGCGGCCAAGTGGCTCGCCCAGTTCGACGGCCTCGACGGCCTGGTCCGCGATGCCGACAAGGTCACTGGCAAGGCGGGGCAGTCATTCCGCGACCACCTGGCCGACGTCATCCGCAACCGCCGCATCAACGCCCTGGTGCGCGATCTCGACCTCCCGGTCACCACCGCCGACCTCGCTCTCCAGCCGTGGGACCGCGACGCCGTCCACCAGGTCTTCGACGGCCTGGAGTTCCGGGTGCTGCGCGACCGGCTGTTCCAGACCCTCTCGACCGAGGAGCCCGAGGCCGAGGAGGGCTTCGAGGTCTCCGGCGTAGTCCTCGGTGAGGGCGAGGTCGCGGCCTGGCTTGACGAGCACGTGCCCGAGGGGGTGCCGGTCGGCGTCCGCGTCGGCGGATCCTGGGGCCGGGGGACCGGCCGCGTGGACACGCTCGCGCTCGCCACGGGCAACGACGGCGCGGCGTGGTTCGACGTGGCGACGCTGACGCCGTCGGACGAAGCCGCCGTGGCCGCGTGGCTCGCCGACGGCGCGCGGCCCAAGGTGCTCCACGACGCTAAGGGCCCGATCCTCGCCCTCCGCGCGCAGGGGTGGACGGTCGCCGGCCTCGCGAGCGACACCGCACTCGCCGCCTACCTGGCGCGGCCCGACCAGCGGTCGTACGACCTCGAGGACCTGGCCCTGCGCTACCTCCACCGCGAGCTGCGCGTCGAGGACCACGGCGACCAGCTCACCCTCGATGTCGCCGACGACGCCGCCGCGCAGGACGCGATGCTCCAGGCCGCTGCGGTCGTCGAGCTGAGCGGTGCGCTCGACGCCGAGCTCGACAAGCAGGGCGGGCGTACGCTCCTCGACACCGTCGAGCTTCCCCTCGTCAGCGTGCTGGCCGACATGGAGGAGGTCGGCGTCGCCGTCGACACCGACGCGCTCGAGACCCTCGAGGAGGAGTTCGCGACGCGCGTCCGTACGGCGGCCGACGAGGCGTACGAGGTGATCGGCAAGGAGATCAACCTGGGTTCGCCCAAGCAGCTCCAGGTCGTCCTGTTCGACGAGCTCGGCATGCCCAAGACCAAGCGCACCAAGACCGGATACACGACAGATGCCGATGCGCTCCAGCAGCTCTACGCCAAGACCGAGCACCCATTCCTCCTGCACCTCCTCGAGCACCGCGACGCGACCCGGCTGCGGGTGACGGTCGAGGGGCTCCGCAAGACGGTCGCGCCGGACGGCCGCATCCACACCACGTACAACCAGACGATCGCCGCGACCGGGCGCCTCAGCTCGGCCGACCCCAACCTCCAGAACATCCCGATCAGGACGGCCGCGGGGCGCCGCATCCGTGAGGCCTTCGTCGTCGGCACGGGCTACGACACGCTGCTCACGGCCGACTACAGTCAGATCGAAATGCGGATCATGGCCGACCTCTCCGAGGAGCAGGCGCTGATCGACGCCTTCAACTCCGGCGCCGACTTCCACACGATCACGGCGTCGCGCGTGTTCCAGGTCGAGCCCGAGGCCATCGACGTCGGGATGCGCTCACGCATCAAGGCGATGAACTACGGCCTCGCGTACGGGCTGTCCTCGTACGGGCTGAGCCAGCAGCTCGGCATCGAGACGCGCGAGGCGCAGGCGCTGATGGACGAGTACTTCACGCAGTTCGGCGGCGTGCGCGACTACCTGCGCGGCGTCGTCGACGATGCCCGTCGTACGGGCTTCACCGAGACGATCATGGGCCGTCGCCGCTATCTCCCCGACCTGGTGAGCGACAACCGTCAGCGCCGCGAGATGGCCGAGCGGATGGCGCTCAACGCCCCGATCCAGGGTTCGGCGGCCGACATCATCAAGGTCGCCATGCTCGGGGTGGACCGCGCGCTGCGCGAGGCCGACCTTCGCTCGCGGATGCTGCTGCAGGTCCACGACGAGCTCGTGCTCGAGGTGGCCGCGGACGAGAAGGACGCCGTCGAGCAGATCGTGCGCGACGAGATGGCGCGGGCCGCCGACCTCAAGGTGCCGCTCGACGTGTCGGTCGGCATCGGCCGCTCGTGGCACGAGGCGGGCCACTAGCCCGGTCTCACCCACAAGGGGTGACGGAGTCGGAGCCGTTCGGGGTCACGGTGGGTATGAGACACCCGACCCGACGGAGGTGGGCCGATGCGCCCCGACCGCCACGCGCGCTCGATGCTGCCGATCCCTGATCGCCGGCCACCAGGACTGACGACGTACGACGCCAAGGACCCGGAGACCTCGTACCCGCCGATCGAGCCGCTCCTCCCTCCCGAGGGCGCACCCAACGTGCTGGTTATCTTGCTGGACGACGTCGGTTTCGGCGCCTCGAGCGTGTTCGGGGGGCCGTGCCGTACGCCGACCGCGGAGCGACTCGCGGCCGGCGGGCTTCGCTACAACCGGTTCCACACGACGGCGTTGTGCGCGCCGACCCGGCAGGCGCTGCTGACCGGGCGCAACCACCACTCCGTCGGCATGGGCAGCATCACCGAGACCGCGACCTCGGCCCCGGGCAACAGCTCGCTGCGCCCGAACACCAAGGCGCCGTTGGCGATGACGCTCAAGCTCAACGGCTACTCGACGGCGCAGTACGGCAAGTGTCACGAGGTGCCGGTGTGGCAGTCATCGCCGCTCGGTCCGTTCGACGCGTGGCCGTCCGGTGGCGGCGGGTTCGAGACGTTCTACGGCTTCATCGGCGGCGAGAACAACCAGTGGGATCCCGCTCTGTACGACGGGACGACGCCGGTCGAGCCACCCCGTACCGCGGAGGAGGGCTACCACCTCACCGAGGACCTCGCGGACCGGGCGACCAGCTGGATGCGGCAGCAGAAGGCACTGATGCCCGACAAGCCGTTCTTCGTCTACTTCGCGCCCGGGGCGACGCATGCGCCTCACCACGTCCCGAAGGAGTGGGCCGACCGCTACGCGGGGGCGTTCGACGAGGGCTGGGACGTCCAGCGGGAGCGGACCTTCGCTCGCCAGAAGGAGCTCGGCGTGATCCCGGGGGACGCCGACCTCACTGTCCGGCACGACGAGATCACCGCGTGGGACGACATGCCGGACGAGCTGAAGCCGGTGCTCGCGCGTCAGATGGAGGTGTACGCGGGCTTCCTCGAGCACACCGACCACCAGGTCGGGCGCCTGGTCGACACGCTCGAGGAGCTCGACATCCTCGACAGCACGCTCGTCTACTACATCATCGGCGACAACGGGGCGTCCGCCGAGGGCACGATGAACGGCGCCTTCAACGAGATGGCCAACTTCAATGGGATGGCCGCGATCGAGACGCCCGAGTTCATGCTCAGCAAGAAGGACGAGCTCGGCTCGCCCGAGTCGTACAACCACTATTCCGTCGGTTGGGCGTGGGCGATGAACACGCCGTTCCAGTGGACGAAGCAGATCGCCTCCCACTGGGGCGGCACGCGCAACGGCACGATCGTCCACTGGCCGGACCAGATCGCGGACAAGGGTGGCGTCCGCTCGCAGTTCACCCACGTGATCGACATCGCGCCCACAGTCCTCGAGGCCGCCGGGCTGCCGGAGCCGACGATGGTCAACGGCGTGCTCCAGTCGCCGATGGAAGGGACGAGCATGGCGTACTCGTTCACCGACACGGAAGCAGCAGAGCGCCACGACCTGCAGTACTTCGAGATGTTCGGCAACCGCGGGATCTACCACCGCGGCTGGAGCGCCGTCACCAAGCACCGGACGCCGTGGGTCATGCTCGGCGGCAACGTTCCGCCATTCGACGACGACCTCTGGGAGCTGTATGACAGCAGCACCGACTACAGCCAG
This genomic window contains:
- a CDS encoding arylsulfatase, which produces MRPDRHARSMLPIPDRRPPGLTTYDAKDPETSYPPIEPLLPPEGAPNVLVILLDDVGFGASSVFGGPCRTPTAERLAAGGLRYNRFHTTALCAPTRQALLTGRNHHSVGMGSITETATSAPGNSSLRPNTKAPLAMTLKLNGYSTAQYGKCHEVPVWQSSPLGPFDAWPSGGGGFETFYGFIGGENNQWDPALYDGTTPVEPPRTAEEGYHLTEDLADRATSWMRQQKALMPDKPFFVYFAPGATHAPHHVPKEWADRYAGAFDEGWDVQRERTFARQKELGVIPGDADLTVRHDEITAWDDMPDELKPVLARQMEVYAGFLEHTDHQVGRLVDTLEELDILDSTLVYYIIGDNGASAEGTMNGAFNEMANFNGMAAIETPEFMLSKKDELGSPESYNHYSVGWAWAMNTPFQWTKQIASHWGGTRNGTIVHWPDQIADKGGVRSQFTHVIDIAPTVLEAAGLPEPTMVNGVLQSPMEGTSMAYSFTDTEAAERHDLQYFEMFGNRGIYHRGWSAVTKHRTPWVMLGGNVPPFDDDLWELYDSSTDYSQAHDLAAENPELLAKLQRLWLIEATKYDVLPMDDRLAERIDPAAAGRPTLIHGDSQLFFPGMGRLSENSVVSIKNRSFSVTADVEVPDGGAEGVIIAQGGRFGGWCLYAKDGHAKFVYNVLGIHEFATVADAPIPSGRHQVRIEFAYDGGGLAKGGDVTLFHDGDQVGSGRVEATQPMVFSADETTDIGYESGTTVSRDYTAASSRFTGTVHWVQIDVGSDDHDHFIDPDERLRVAMARQ
- the polA gene encoding DNA polymerase I, with protein sequence MDSTSTADPALADSGRLLLIDGHSVAYRAFFALPVENFSTTTGQHTNAVYGFTSMLINVLRDEQPTHLAVAFDVSRKTFRREEYAEYKANRSKSPDEFTGQVALIKEVLDALHVTYLELEGFEADDIIGTLATRAEQDGFEVLICTGDRDALQLVTDTTTVLYPRKGVSDLARMTPQAVEEKYGVVPARYPDVAALVGETSDNLPGVPGVGPKTAAKWLAQFDGLDGLVRDADKVTGKAGQSFRDHLADVIRNRRINALVRDLDLPVTTADLALQPWDRDAVHQVFDGLEFRVLRDRLFQTLSTEEPEAEEGFEVSGVVLGEGEVAAWLDEHVPEGVPVGVRVGGSWGRGTGRVDTLALATGNDGAAWFDVATLTPSDEAAVAAWLADGARPKVLHDAKGPILALRAQGWTVAGLASDTALAAYLARPDQRSYDLEDLALRYLHRELRVEDHGDQLTLDVADDAAAQDAMLQAAAVVELSGALDAELDKQGGRTLLDTVELPLVSVLADMEEVGVAVDTDALETLEEEFATRVRTAADEAYEVIGKEINLGSPKQLQVVLFDELGMPKTKRTKTGYTTDADALQQLYAKTEHPFLLHLLEHRDATRLRVTVEGLRKTVAPDGRIHTTYNQTIAATGRLSSADPNLQNIPIRTAAGRRIREAFVVGTGYDTLLTADYSQIEMRIMADLSEEQALIDAFNSGADFHTITASRVFQVEPEAIDVGMRSRIKAMNYGLAYGLSSYGLSQQLGIETREAQALMDEYFTQFGGVRDYLRGVVDDARRTGFTETIMGRRRYLPDLVSDNRQRREMAERMALNAPIQGSAADIIKVAMLGVDRALREADLRSRMLLQVHDELVLEVAADEKDAVEQIVRDEMARAADLKVPLDVSVGIGRSWHEAGH